A single window of Sphingobacterium sp. ML3W DNA harbors:
- a CDS encoding S9 family peptidase, whose product MMKKIQIIILVLLSCYMPHYLMAQRVWTEDGAQYYEFTTRGIEIINPKNANRTMFLTSESLIPIGTQKPLKVDLFSLSDNREWILIYTNSKRVWRENTRGDYWVYNQKSKQLKQIGKQFPPAQLMFAKFNPQGDKVAYVNKENHNIYIENLSNGNITQITKDGTDRIINGTFDWVYEEEFGCKDGFRWSPDGGSIAYWKLDARGIRNFLMINNTDSIYSYTIPIEYPKVGQSPSASSIWTYQLATESNTKINIPGDPYQHYIPRMEWCLDSKQLILQQLNRKQNESKIFTVALQSNKANNIHTEKSDSWIDIKARWNNNNPAGWDWIQQGKAFIWVSEKDGWRKIYQVDLMGNEKLITKADYDIINFDFLDSKNKTIYFTASPDNATQKYLYSVSTDGGTPKRLTPASYTGTGHYDISKNGQIAIFGFSNHRELKRNAVISLPSHHILKDFDIKQQKNTSDGIAEFFKIKTVDDVELDGWMVKPLDFDPSKKYPVVFMVYGEPASQTVLDNYYAGYNQLYQGSMAKDGYIYISLDNRGTPAPKGSHWRKSIYRQIGQLNIKDQAMAAKEILKWHFVDSTRIAVWGWSGGGSSTLNLLGQYPEIYKTGIAIAAVSNQLLYDNVYQERYMGLPQENLADFENGSPIKYAKNIKGNLLYIHGTGDDNVHYQNAEVLIDELIKHQVQFQLMAYPNRSHSISEGKGTNEHLKTLFTNYLKQHCPPGAK is encoded by the coding sequence ATGATGAAAAAAATTCAAATTATCATCCTTGTACTCCTCTCATGCTATATGCCCCATTACCTTATGGCCCAACGGGTCTGGACGGAAGATGGTGCACAATATTATGAATTCACAACTAGAGGTATCGAAATTATCAATCCCAAAAATGCAAATCGGACCATGTTCTTGACCAGTGAATCTCTAATTCCAATAGGTACACAGAAACCGCTAAAAGTAGATTTATTCAGTCTTTCGGATAATAGAGAATGGATACTGATTTACACCAATAGTAAACGGGTCTGGCGAGAAAACACCCGTGGCGATTATTGGGTCTATAATCAAAAATCCAAGCAACTAAAACAAATCGGTAAACAATTCCCTCCCGCTCAGCTCATGTTTGCCAAATTCAATCCTCAAGGAGATAAAGTGGCTTATGTAAATAAAGAAAATCATAATATCTATATTGAAAACCTCTCCAATGGTAATATCACACAAATTACCAAAGATGGCACCGATCGCATCATCAATGGCACCTTCGACTGGGTTTATGAAGAAGAATTTGGTTGCAAGGATGGCTTTAGATGGTCTCCTGATGGCGGGTCGATTGCCTACTGGAAACTAGATGCACGGGGCATCCGTAATTTCCTGATGATAAACAATACCGATAGTATTTATTCTTATACAATTCCAATCGAATATCCTAAGGTAGGACAATCGCCAAGCGCAAGTTCAATCTGGACTTATCAACTTGCTACAGAATCTAACACTAAAATAAATATTCCCGGAGATCCTTATCAACATTATATACCTCGTATGGAATGGTGCTTGGACAGTAAACAATTGATCTTGCAACAACTCAATCGGAAACAGAATGAAAGCAAAATCTTCACCGTTGCGTTACAGTCCAATAAAGCGAATAACATACATACAGAAAAAAGTGACTCTTGGATAGATATTAAAGCAAGATGGAATAATAACAATCCAGCAGGTTGGGATTGGATACAACAAGGAAAAGCCTTTATTTGGGTATCCGAAAAAGACGGTTGGCGCAAAATCTATCAGGTGGACCTGATGGGTAATGAAAAATTGATTACAAAAGCTGATTATGATATCATTAATTTTGATTTTCTGGATTCAAAAAATAAGACAATTTATTTCACAGCTTCTCCAGACAATGCAACTCAAAAATATTTATATAGCGTATCGACGGATGGGGGCACTCCTAAAAGACTAACCCCAGCATCCTACACAGGAACCGGCCATTATGATATCTCTAAAAATGGTCAGATTGCAATCTTCGGTTTCAGTAATCACCGTGAATTAAAAAGAAATGCTGTAATCAGTTTACCATCACATCATATTTTAAAGGATTTTGACATCAAACAACAAAAGAATACAAGTGACGGAATAGCAGAATTTTTTAAAATAAAAACGGTTGATGATGTAGAATTAGATGGATGGATGGTTAAACCCTTGGATTTTGATCCCTCTAAAAAATATCCCGTAGTCTTTATGGTCTATGGCGAACCTGCATCACAGACTGTCTTGGACAATTATTATGCAGGATACAATCAACTCTATCAAGGCAGCATGGCCAAAGATGGCTATATCTACATTTCCTTGGACAATCGCGGCACTCCCGCTCCTAAAGGTAGCCACTGGCGTAAAAGTATTTATCGCCAGATTGGACAACTGAATATCAAAGATCAAGCAATGGCCGCCAAAGAAATATTAAAGTGGCATTTTGTAGATAGCACCCGTATAGCTGTTTGGGGATGGAGTGGTGGTGGTTCCAGCACATTGAATCTTTTGGGACAATATCCAGAAATATACAAAACAGGAATTGCAATTGCAGCTGTCTCCAACCAGCTCCTATATGACAATGTTTATCAGGAAAGATACATGGGTCTCCCGCAAGAGAATTTGGCTGATTTTGAAAATGGTTCACCTATTAAGTATGCGAAAAATATTAAAGGAAACCTATTGTACATTCATGGTACGGGTGACGACAATGTGCATTATCAGAATGCTGAAGTACTCATTGACGAACTGATCAAGCATCAGGTGCAATTTCAACTGATGGCCTACCCAAATCGCAGTCACTCAATCAGCGAGGGTAAGGGTACAAATGAGCATTTAAAAACGTTATTTACCAATTATTTAAAACAACACTGCCCTCCTGGCGCTAAATAA
- a CDS encoding amylo-alpha-1,6-glucosidase codes for MKHLFFALASSALLFSCNPNGSKGKQEEWQSSMKNDSSFQLVKNMATNTIKSGFNAGDGYEEVWIRDYNTFINLATLVHPHEQIKDQLLLFFKLQGTDGNIADGFVKKSSLKNGISDYYTMTSLLAPDHAAHKNTVETDQETSLIQAVSKYIKASQDTAFLSIKVGNSTVKDKMGDALQFLMNERYNITYGLLWGATTVDWGDVQPEHDWGVHLDENSHIALDIYDNAMFLIALDNYMELVPEKASHWQPIRDNIASNTMKHLWDEKNQKFIPHIYINGSPFASDFDENQIYYHGGTTIAIEANLLSKEQIKIALDKMVKNVKDAGAATIGLTIYPTYPAGSFKNKGMYPYGYQNGGDWTWFGGRMIQQLVKNGYEKEAYEQMKPMLDRVVKNKGFYEWNTKDNKPEGSGTFRGEAGVLYDAITLLENH; via the coding sequence ATGAAACACCTATTTTTTGCATTAGCATCCTCTGCTCTCCTATTTTCCTGCAATCCGAATGGAAGTAAAGGAAAGCAAGAAGAATGGCAGTCAAGCATGAAAAATGACAGTAGTTTTCAACTTGTCAAAAATATGGCTACCAATACCATAAAATCTGGTTTCAATGCTGGTGATGGATATGAAGAAGTTTGGATCAGGGATTATAATACTTTTATCAATTTGGCTACCCTGGTACATCCGCATGAACAGATTAAGGATCAGTTATTGCTATTTTTTAAATTACAAGGAACTGATGGTAATATTGCAGATGGATTTGTAAAAAAGTCTAGTTTGAAAAATGGTATATCGGACTATTATACGATGACCAGTTTACTTGCTCCCGACCACGCGGCACATAAAAATACGGTAGAAACAGATCAGGAAACTTCATTAATCCAAGCTGTTTCTAAATATATAAAAGCATCTCAAGACACAGCTTTCTTATCTATTAAAGTCGGCAACAGTACGGTCAAAGATAAGATGGGAGACGCACTCCAATTCTTAATGAATGAAAGATACAATATAACTTATGGGTTGTTATGGGGAGCTACTACTGTGGACTGGGGCGATGTCCAACCCGAACATGACTGGGGAGTACATCTAGACGAAAACTCACATATAGCTTTAGATATTTATGATAATGCGATGTTTCTAATAGCTTTGGACAACTATATGGAACTGGTTCCAGAAAAAGCATCCCATTGGCAACCTATCCGAGATAATATAGCTTCCAACACAATGAAGCATCTTTGGGATGAGAAAAATCAGAAATTCATACCTCATATCTATATCAATGGATCACCATTTGCTTCTGACTTTGATGAGAATCAAATCTACTACCATGGTGGAACAACAATTGCCATTGAAGCCAATTTATTGAGTAAAGAACAGATTAAAATAGCGTTAGACAAAATGGTTAAAAACGTGAAAGATGCTGGTGCTGCCACGATTGGTCTGACCATCTACCCGACTTACCCTGCGGGTTCATTCAAAAATAAAGGCATGTACCCTTATGGTTATCAAAATGGTGGCGATTGGACCTGGTTTGGTGGCCGTATGATTCAACAGTTGGTGAAAAATGGTTATGAAAAAGAAGCATATGAACAGATGAAGCCCATGTTAGACCGAGTCGTAAAAAATAAAGGATTTTATGAATGGAATACCAAAGATAATAAACCCGAAGGATCTGGAACATTTAGAGGAGAAGCTGGGGTATTATATGATGCCATTACATTATTGGAAAATCATTAA
- a CDS encoding sugar porter family MFS transporter — translation MNRFFILILCIVSLGGLLFGFDMAVIAGALPLVKQFFGLTPNQEGIFVSSALIGCIVGVLFTGSFSDKYGRKPVLTVASILFLISAIGCGVSSTYLMLIIFRSIGGIGVGIASIVVPLYIAEISPSQFRGRAVTTYQLAITFGILIAYVSNYLLIQYLPSQNQGLWRVMFLVGAIPAILLSIGAYFVPESPRWLLKVGRTDDVTKINTKLNLPDLHESVPESKGNLRDLFSPIYRKAFLLGILLPLFSQLSGINAIVYYGPTILLDSGISMSNSYHAQLFFGLANVLFTCFAIWKVDSWGRRPLYIFGTLGATLSLIVTGYLFTQNQEINNTALIISILSFMFFFAFSIGPLKFVVASEIFPNSIRARAMGISILVMWISDAIIGQLTPMILDSWGARYTFWLFAFFCAIAFITVLIFLPETKGRPLEEIEKYWKDKASK, via the coding sequence ATGAATAGATTTTTCATCCTTATTCTATGTATCGTTTCTTTAGGTGGGCTTCTTTTTGGATTTGATATGGCTGTTATAGCTGGCGCATTACCTTTAGTAAAACAATTCTTCGGACTGACACCAAACCAAGAGGGGATATTCGTTAGTTCAGCCTTGATTGGTTGCATTGTCGGCGTGCTTTTCACAGGGAGTTTTAGCGATAAATATGGTAGAAAACCAGTACTTACCGTAGCGTCAATATTATTCTTAATTTCAGCCATAGGTTGTGGAGTCAGCTCCACCTATCTAATGCTTATTATCTTTAGGAGTATTGGCGGTATAGGTGTTGGCATTGCATCCATTGTGGTTCCCCTTTACATAGCTGAAATATCTCCAAGCCAATTTAGAGGTAGAGCCGTCACGACCTACCAACTCGCCATTACATTCGGTATTCTAATCGCTTACGTCAGCAATTATCTACTTATTCAATACCTTCCTTCACAGAACCAGGGATTATGGCGCGTCATGTTCTTAGTTGGAGCAATTCCTGCTATATTACTCTCAATTGGTGCTTATTTTGTTCCTGAAAGCCCGCGCTGGCTATTAAAAGTTGGCAGAACTGATGATGTCACAAAAATTAATACTAAACTTAATCTTCCTGATCTGCATGAAAGCGTGCCAGAAAGTAAGGGCAATCTAAGGGATCTTTTTTCACCGATATATAGAAAGGCATTCCTACTAGGTATTTTATTACCGCTATTCTCCCAGTTAAGTGGCATTAATGCCATTGTATACTATGGGCCAACCATTCTGTTGGACTCAGGTATTTCGATGAGCAATTCCTATCATGCACAGTTGTTTTTTGGTCTAGCGAATGTACTATTCACTTGTTTTGCAATTTGGAAAGTAGATAGTTGGGGAAGACGCCCTCTTTATATTTTCGGAACATTAGGGGCAACGCTCAGTTTAATCGTCACGGGCTATTTGTTTACACAAAATCAGGAAATCAACAATACTGCTCTTATCATTTCGATTCTTTCTTTTATGTTTTTCTTTGCTTTTTCTATTGGCCCGCTCAAATTTGTGGTTGCTTCTGAGATTTTCCCAAATTCTATCCGCGCGCGTGCTATGGGGATCAGCATTTTAGTCATGTGGATTTCAGACGCTATTATTGGACAATTGACACCCATGATCTTAGACTCCTGGGGAGCCCGTTATACCTTTTGGCTATTTGCTTTCTTCTGTGCTATTGCTTTTATAACAGTACTGATATTTTTACCCGAAACAAAAGGTAGACCTTTAGAGGAAATAGAAAAATATTGGAAAGATAAAGCCAGCAAATAA
- a CDS encoding cytochrome ubiquinol oxidase subunit I — protein MEDMILYNRLQFAFTITFHYLFPQLTMGLSLMIVYFKWKFLRTRLEDYNHAAKFWMKIFALNFTMGVVTGIPMEFQFGTNWAKFSELTGGIIGQTLAMEGMFSFFLESSFLGMFLFGEKLLGHRLHFLAGLMVFLGSWASGFLIIATHSWMQYPVGYEILENGKFVLNNFTALFNNPWLWPSYLHNQAGSLITSSFFVAAIGAFYLLSDKQSRFGKIFVKTGVIFGVISSILVAFPTGDMAAKNVVKYQPVTFAAMEGIFKTEKGGSEIVLIGQPDMKNKKLDNKIAVPNVLSFLTYQRWDAEIKGLNEFDESIHPTNIPGLYYGYHIMAGLGTIFIAIMVLATFLLWKNKLYQTKWLLWILMFMIPFPYIANTAGWYTAELGRQPWLVYNLMRMVDGVSPTVSSGNALFTLLGFIGLYILLGLLFLMLVLKIIRKGPEAQINLK, from the coding sequence ATGGAAGACATGATACTTTACAACCGGTTACAGTTTGCTTTCACCATTACCTTTCACTACCTGTTTCCGCAATTAACGATGGGCCTCTCCCTCATGATCGTTTACTTTAAATGGAAGTTTCTACGAACAAGGCTTGAAGATTACAATCATGCCGCCAAATTTTGGATGAAGATATTTGCTTTGAACTTCACCATGGGGGTCGTAACTGGAATCCCGATGGAGTTTCAATTCGGCACGAATTGGGCTAAATTCTCCGAGCTTACAGGGGGAATAATTGGACAGACATTGGCAATGGAGGGTATGTTTTCCTTCTTTCTTGAATCCTCTTTTCTGGGCATGTTTCTCTTTGGAGAAAAGCTCCTTGGCCATAGGTTGCATTTCCTTGCAGGCCTGATGGTTTTTTTAGGATCTTGGGCCAGTGGTTTCCTCATTATTGCGACCCACTCTTGGATGCAGTACCCTGTTGGGTATGAAATATTAGAAAATGGAAAATTTGTCTTAAACAATTTCACGGCATTATTCAATAATCCATGGCTTTGGCCATCCTACCTACATAACCAAGCAGGTTCATTGATTACCAGTTCCTTTTTTGTGGCAGCAATAGGTGCTTTTTATCTATTGAGCGATAAGCAGAGTCGATTTGGAAAAATATTCGTAAAAACTGGTGTTATATTCGGCGTCATTTCCTCTATTTTAGTTGCGTTTCCAACTGGTGATATGGCCGCCAAAAATGTAGTCAAATACCAACCGGTCACTTTTGCTGCCATGGAAGGTATCTTTAAAACCGAAAAAGGAGGGTCAGAGATTGTTCTCATCGGACAGCCTGATATGAAAAATAAGAAACTAGATAACAAGATTGCAGTTCCCAATGTACTCAGTTTCCTGACCTATCAACGTTGGGACGCAGAGATTAAGGGGTTAAATGAATTTGATGAATCAATACACCCAACCAATATTCCGGGTCTATATTATGGTTACCATATTATGGCAGGACTAGGAACAATATTCATTGCAATCATGGTGCTGGCAACCTTTCTTTTGTGGAAAAACAAACTTTATCAAACTAAATGGCTTTTGTGGATATTGATGTTTATGATTCCATTTCCTTACATCGCCAATACGGCAGGTTGGTATACAGCAGAATTGGGTAGGCAGCCTTGGCTTGTATACAATTTAATGCGGATGGTCGATGGCGTTTCGCCTACTGTTTCCTCTGGAAATGCATTATTCACACTATTAGGATTTATAGGTCTTTATATCTTGCTTGGATTGCTGTTTTTAATGCTTGTTTTAAAAATTATAAGAAAAGGTCCCGAAGCTCAAATCAATTTAAAATAA
- a CDS encoding class I mannose-6-phosphate isomerase → MHTNTDTKTLQYDIRPSFQAVGEISSSFTKLAHTLIDNNIHIIDGFIGVNWEFVINKIKKEFEDYDIIPHFVAIDDALLSEEIINNLVMPYLGGDDPLFGKKSLLPLSSFFDTKKIEQFREALRESTEYIIFYGVGAALLDSTNTLMYVDLPKSTLIQRMRAGQAWNLGCSNSKDPKQIYKRYYFIDWEALNDHKRSILPRIEIMADQQSDETLPWILGRDLRQTLHQMSINYFRVKPTFESGVWGGQWMKEHLTGIDQNAKNYAWSFEMIVPENGLTLKSNDQVLEISFDQLMFSESKNVLGLAQPRFGVEFPIRFNFLDTFDGGNLSIQCHPSPQYAKSEFGENFTQDETYYIVDRKGDAQVYLGFQEDIDQEKFRSALEQSFETGESIAIEQYIQMFESKKHQLYLIPHGTVHSSGIDNLVLEISATPYNFTFKMYDWVRPDLDGKPRPLNIKRAFDNLNFKRKGEVVNETLIVKPITLKIDDQAEKVHLPTHEDHFYDVVRYDFDREIRIETNNQCHILMLVEGEAIELTTANGMKQVFHYVETFAIPAAVGWYLLRNLGTQQAKVIQSFVKDSKCNQF, encoded by the coding sequence ATGCATACCAACACAGACACCAAAACTTTACAGTACGATATCAGGCCTTCTTTCCAAGCAGTAGGTGAGATATCATCATCTTTCACCAAGCTGGCTCATACCTTAATCGATAATAATATACATATCATCGATGGTTTTATCGGTGTAAATTGGGAATTTGTCATAAATAAGATCAAAAAAGAGTTTGAAGATTACGACATTATTCCCCATTTCGTAGCTATCGATGATGCGCTTCTTTCCGAAGAGATTATCAATAATCTAGTCATGCCCTATCTGGGAGGAGACGATCCTCTTTTTGGTAAAAAATCACTGCTTCCATTATCGTCCTTTTTTGATACAAAAAAAATTGAGCAATTTCGTGAGGCGTTAAGGGAGAGTACAGAATATATCATCTTTTATGGAGTTGGTGCAGCTCTTCTAGATAGCACTAATACACTCATGTATGTCGATCTTCCAAAAAGCACATTGATCCAACGTATGCGTGCTGGTCAAGCATGGAATTTAGGATGTAGTAATTCAAAAGATCCAAAACAAATATACAAAAGGTATTATTTTATCGATTGGGAAGCACTGAATGACCACAAAAGATCAATCTTACCTCGAATCGAAATCATGGCTGACCAACAGTCTGACGAAACATTGCCCTGGATATTAGGCCGTGATTTAAGACAAACATTGCATCAAATGTCTATCAACTATTTTAGGGTAAAACCTACATTTGAATCGGGTGTTTGGGGAGGACAATGGATGAAGGAACATTTAACAGGGATAGATCAAAATGCAAAAAACTATGCTTGGTCTTTTGAGATGATTGTGCCTGAAAATGGATTAACATTAAAATCTAACGACCAAGTTCTCGAAATCTCATTTGATCAATTGATGTTTTCTGAAAGTAAAAATGTCCTCGGACTGGCACAGCCTCGATTTGGTGTTGAATTCCCCATCCGATTCAACTTTTTAGATACATTTGATGGTGGAAACCTATCTATACAATGTCACCCAAGTCCGCAGTATGCAAAATCTGAATTTGGAGAGAACTTTACCCAGGATGAGACCTACTATATCGTAGACCGAAAAGGAGATGCTCAAGTATATTTAGGTTTTCAAGAAGATATTGACCAAGAAAAATTCCGATCCGCATTGGAACAGAGTTTTGAAACAGGCGAATCCATTGCCATAGAGCAATACATTCAAATGTTCGAATCTAAAAAACATCAATTATACTTAATCCCCCATGGAACTGTACATTCATCTGGCATTGATAATCTGGTGTTGGAAATTAGTGCCACACCATATAATTTCACTTTCAAAATGTATGATTGGGTGAGACCAGACTTAGATGGAAAACCCCGTCCATTGAATATCAAACGTGCTTTTGACAATCTCAATTTTAAACGTAAAGGCGAGGTCGTCAACGAGACGCTAATTGTTAAGCCTATCACTCTGAAGATTGATGATCAAGCCGAGAAAGTACACTTACCTACCCACGAAGATCATTTTTACGACGTGGTTCGTTATGACTTTGATAGAGAAATACGAATTGAAACCAACAATCAATGCCATATCCTGATGTTAGTGGAAGGTGAAGCTATTGAACTGACCACAGCCAACGGAATGAAGCAAGTATTTCATTATGTTGAAACTTTTGCGATTCCTGCAGCAGTAGGATGGTATCTACTTCGAAACCTTGGAACGCAACAGGCAAAAGTAATCCAATCTTTTGTTAAAGATTCAAAATGTAACCAATTTTAA
- the cydB gene encoding cytochrome d ubiquinol oxidase subunit II, translating to MEIFWFIVLMVMLGIYVILDGYDFGAGIVHLFFAKTEEERKAVTNSIGPFWDANEVWLIASGGVLFFAFPTLYASAFSGFYLPLMLVLWLLIFRAISLELRGQVHNRMWEMMWDKAFGIASLLLALFFGAALGNVVRGVNLGMVENGISTQEPHYFFLALWNPTFDPLAEHQGVIDWFTLLLGLVAVVTLTIHGANWIILKTASTLNQRLKGFIFKLNCILLFLVILSAYVWHYVKPISLHNFESNNWLWAFPFIAAVGLFGLFRIKKFKKDISGFIFSSLFIFGSFGSTVASMFPILLPSTNNINPSLTVQNMAAHEYGLSVGLGWFAVAAVLVIIYFIIQFKVFKGKLDDVGYGDH from the coding sequence ATGGAAATATTTTGGTTTATCGTATTAATGGTCATGCTGGGAATCTATGTTATTCTTGATGGCTATGATTTTGGAGCGGGAATCGTACATCTTTTCTTTGCTAAGACCGAGGAGGAAAGAAAAGCCGTAACCAATTCCATTGGACCATTTTGGGACGCTAATGAAGTTTGGCTCATTGCTTCGGGAGGTGTTTTATTTTTTGCATTTCCGACTTTATATGCTTCGGCTTTTAGCGGTTTTTACTTACCCTTGATGCTGGTACTTTGGTTGCTTATCTTTCGAGCCATTAGTTTAGAACTAAGAGGGCAAGTACATAACCGTATGTGGGAGATGATGTGGGACAAAGCTTTTGGTATTGCTAGCCTTTTACTAGCGCTCTTTTTTGGGGCCGCCTTAGGGAATGTCGTTCGCGGCGTGAACTTAGGTATGGTTGAAAATGGTATTTCTACACAAGAACCTCATTATTTCTTTTTAGCACTCTGGAATCCCACATTTGATCCTTTGGCCGAGCACCAGGGTGTCATCGACTGGTTCACCCTTCTCTTGGGCTTAGTAGCCGTCGTTACATTGACTATCCATGGAGCCAATTGGATTATCCTAAAAACTGCGAGCACCTTAAACCAACGCCTTAAAGGCTTTATTTTCAAGCTTAACTGTATCCTTTTATTCTTAGTAATACTATCAGCATATGTATGGCACTATGTAAAGCCGATTTCGCTTCATAACTTTGAGTCCAATAATTGGCTTTGGGCATTCCCCTTCATAGCCGCTGTTGGACTATTTGGATTATTTAGAATTAAAAAATTCAAAAAAGATATTTCAGGTTTTATCTTTTCATCGCTTTTTATTTTCGGAAGTTTTGGTTCTACCGTAGCATCGATGTTCCCTATCCTATTACCTTCTACAAATAATATCAATCCTTCTTTAACCGTACAAAACATGGCAGCCCACGAATATGGTCTATCTGTAGGTTTGGGGTGGTTCGCTGTTGCAGCCGTATTAGTGATTATCTATTTTATCATTCAATTTAAGGTATTTAAAGGAAAACTGGATGATGTAGGTTATGGAGATCATTAG